In candidate division WOR-3 bacterium, the following are encoded in one genomic region:
- a CDS encoding SAM-dependent chlorinase/fluorinase, with amino-acid sequence MIITFTSDFGNKDWFVAAVKGEILRINPSVQIVDITHDLKPFDIKGAAFVLKMVYKNFPEGTIHLAVVDPGVGSRRKPLVVFSDGYYFVGPDNGIFSYIYNNTPIVYEIKMHQKISRTFHARDIFGPAAAKISLGIAPEKIGRRINEFYKFPFPRIKRVKNRIYGEVVYIDNFGNLITNIPINIPLKKIEISEFGRFPIKKFYAQGEAGEIFGIKGSSNYYEIAGFKKSAYETLKINPGDEVIGIL; translated from the coding sequence ATGATTATCACTTTTACATCTGATTTTGGCAATAAGGATTGGTTTGTTGCGGCAGTTAAGGGTGAAATACTTAGGATAAATCCGAGTGTCCAGATCGTTGATATCACACACGATTTGAAACCATTTGATATAAAAGGTGCGGCCTTTGTATTAAAAATGGTTTACAAAAATTTTCCTGAAGGAACAATTCATCTCGCGGTCGTTGACCCTGGGGTTGGGAGCAGGAGGAAGCCGTTGGTAGTCTTTTCTGATGGTTATTATTTTGTTGGACCTGATAACGGCATATTTTCCTACATTTATAACAATACTCCAATTGTTTATGAGATAAAAATGCACCAGAAAATTAGTCGCACATTTCATGCCCGCGATATTTTTGGCCCAGCCGCGGCAAAGATTAGTCTCGGGATTGCACCCGAAAAAATCGGCCGGCGGATAAATGAATTTTATAAATTCCCTTTTCCCCGGATAAAGAGAGTCAAAAACCGGATTTATGGAGAGGTCGTTTATATTGACAACTTTGGAAATTTGATAACGAATATTCCCATTAATATACCATTGAAAAAAATTGAAATCTCCGAATTTGGGCGATTTCCGATAAAAAAGTTTTATGCCCAAGGTGAGGCGGGCGAAATTTTCGGGATAAAAGGGAGTTCAAACTACTATGAGATTGCCGGGTTTAAAAAGAGTGCTTATGAGACTTTAAAAATTAACCCAGGAGATGAAGTTATCGGCATATTATAG
- a CDS encoding flavin reductase family protein, with the protein MNLKALHLVSYGIYVVTSRKDEKINGQIVNTVFQITAHPPQMGISINKQNLTHEYIKSSKVFTINILTKTTPPKFIGQFGFRSGREIDKFKDVNFKLGKTGAPIIIDNILGFIECEVVNSIDCGTHTLFIGKVLEAEIMVESGEPLTYDYYHKELKLKVPKTATTYLPENK; encoded by the coding sequence ATGAATCTAAAGGCACTCCATCTGGTATCCTATGGCATTTATGTTGTCACTTCCCGAAAAGATGAAAAAATAAACGGTCAAATCGTCAACACTGTTTTTCAGATAACTGCCCACCCACCCCAGATGGGAATTTCAATCAACAAACAGAATCTAACCCATGAATATATCAAAAGCAGCAAAGTTTTCACTATTAACATTCTTACCAAAACAACCCCACCCAAATTCATTGGACAATTCGGCTTCCGGTCTGGACGTGAAATAGATAAATTCAAAGATGTGAATTTTAAATTGGGTAAGACCGGCGCCCCAATCATCATCGATAACATACTGGGTTTTATTGAATGCGAGGTAGTTAATAGCATTGATTGTGGAACGCATACCCTGTTTATCGGCAAGGTGTTGGAAGCAGAAATAATGGTGGAAAGTGGAGAACCTCTTACTTATGATTATTACCATAAGGAATTGAAATTGAAAGTCCCCAAGACCGCTACTACCTATCTACCAGAAAATAAATGA
- a CDS encoding CvpA family protein — protein MCVVDIVILILIIVLIIQGLVVGFVRSIFDLTGIILGIFLALEYSERLSIPKYLAFLIIFLLTVIVISLLGRLLARLIHLTPLGIMDRLMGGGLGFIKGLFFSFVLIIFLFLFGKERLMAKCEIAPMIFKSGMAIAQLLPEKWYKWLKKITRKEERFKVEGYDYHFYI, from the coding sequence ATGTGCGTAGTTGATATTGTGATTCTAATTCTTATTATAGTGCTAATCATCCAAGGTCTTGTGGTAGGCTTCGTGCGGAGTATTTTTGACCTGACCGGCATAATCCTTGGTATTTTTCTTGCCCTGGAGTATTCCGAACGGTTAAGTATCCCCAAATATCTCGCTTTTTTAATTATTTTTTTGCTCACGGTTATAGTGATCTCCCTGCTGGGAAGATTGCTCGCCCGATTGATCCATCTGACACCACTTGGAATTATGGACCGCTTAATGGGCGGCGGACTCGGTTTTATAAAGGGGTTGTTCTTTAGTTTTGTGCTGATAATCTTTTTATTTCTGTTTGGCAAAGAAAGATTGATGGCAAAGTGTGAGATCGCTCCAATGATTTTTAAAAGTGGCATGGCTATCGCACAACTGTTACCTGAAAAATGGTATAAATGGTTGAAAAAGATCACCAGGAAGGAAGAACGGTTTAAGGTTGAGGGGTATGATTATCACTTTTACATCTGA
- the trxA gene encoding thioredoxin, protein MPVVHLTDATFDQEVKNAELPVLVDFWAPWCGPCRMVAPTIDEIAEEYKGRLIVAKINVDENPEKTAEYRIMSIPNIKIFKSGKVVDEIVGAVPKEEIVKKIQKIL, encoded by the coding sequence GTGCCGGTAGTCCATTTAACCGATGCCACCTTTGATCAGGAAGTAAAAAACGCAGAATTACCAGTGTTGGTTGACTTTTGGGCACCCTGGTGCGGACCCTGCCGGATGGTTGCTCCCACCATCGATGAAATCGCTGAAGAATACAAAGGTCGATTGATAGTCGCCAAAATCAATGTTGATGAAAATCCGGAAAAGACCGCGGAATACCGGATCATGTCTATTCCCAATATCAAAATATTCAAAAGCGGCAAAGTAGTAGATGAGATTGTTGGCGCAGTGCCCAAAGAAGAAATCGTGAAAAAGATTCAAAAGATTTTATGA
- a CDS encoding NifU family protein: MKEKVEQILAEIRPNLQMDGGDVELVEVTPDGTVKVKLTGACGGCPMSMLTLKMAIEKRLKDAIPEIKAVEQVF, encoded by the coding sequence ATGAAAGAAAAGGTCGAACAGATCCTTGCCGAAATAAGACCAAATCTGCAGATGGATGGCGGCGATGTAGAACTGGTTGAGGTTACGCCGGATGGAACGGTTAAGGTAAAACTGACGGGCGCCTGTGGTGGTTGCCCGATGAGTATGTTAACCTTGAAGATGGCGATTGAAAAAAGATTAAAAGACGCCATTCCAGAAATCAAGGCGGTGGAACAGGTTTTTTAA
- a CDS encoding FprA family A-type flavoprotein, with product MHIREIKDKIYCVGANHWDRRLFDELIPLPDGTSYNSYLIIGSEKTALIDAVDPTKENELIENLRKLNIQKIDYIISHHAEQDHSGGIPRVLKVFPMAKVVTNEKCKGMLMDLLLVPEDKFIKVDDNETLSLGSRTLQFIFAPWVHWPETMLTYLKEEKILFTCDLFGSHFATSDLYATDEAKVYESAKRYYAEIMMPFRKNIQRHLQKLSDFQIDIIAPSHGPVYNRPEFIINAYKDWTSDNVKNEVVFPYVSMHGSVEKMAEYFIDAIMERGITIKPFNLTKTDIGELAMALVDAATIVIGTPTVLTGPHPLAFYAAYLCNALRPKTKFASIIGSYSWGGKMLEKIKELISNLEIELITPVIAKGYPKQADFKALDALADGILEKHRSLGIV from the coding sequence ATGCATATTCGGGAAATAAAAGATAAAATCTATTGTGTGGGTGCCAATCACTGGGACCGCCGACTTTTTGATGAATTAATCCCCTTACCTGATGGAACGAGTTATAATTCTTATTTAATTATTGGCTCGGAAAAGACTGCCCTCATTGATGCGGTTGACCCGACGAAAGAAAATGAATTGATAGAAAATCTAAGAAAATTAAATATTCAGAAAATTGATTATATCATTTCACACCATGCAGAACAAGACCATTCAGGCGGTATACCAAGGGTGTTAAAAGTGTTTCCAATGGCAAAAGTGGTAACGAATGAAAAATGCAAGGGCATGCTTATGGACCTATTATTGGTTCCGGAAGATAAATTCATTAAAGTGGATGATAACGAAACATTGTCCCTCGGCAGCCGCACCCTGCAATTTATTTTTGCACCCTGGGTTCATTGGCCCGAAACGATGCTTACATATTTAAAAGAAGAAAAAATCCTGTTCACATGCGATTTATTTGGTTCCCATTTTGCAACGAGTGATTTATACGCAACTGATGAAGCAAAAGTTTATGAATCGGCAAAAAGATATTACGCCGAGATTATGATGCCTTTCAGAAAGAATATCCAAAGGCATCTACAAAAGTTGAGTGATTTTCAAATTGATATCATCGCACCAAGTCATGGCCCAGTTTATAATAGACCCGAATTTATCATCAATGCCTACAAAGATTGGACATCAGATAATGTCAAAAATGAAGTGGTATTTCCATATGTTTCAATGCATGGCAGTGTAGAAAAAATGGCGGAATATTTTATCGATGCCATAATGGAACGGGGTATCACCATCAAACCATTTAACCTAACAAAGACAGATATTGGTGAACTGGCGATGGCACTCGTTGATGCGGCAACGATAGTGATTGGAACTCCAACCGTGCTCACTGGACCACATCCATTAGCATTTTACGCAGCCTATTTATGCAACGCATTGAGACCAAAGACGAAATTTGCTTCAATAATCGGTTCATATTCCTGGGGCGGTAAGATGCTGGAAAAGATAAAAGAATTGATATCCAATTTGGAAATAGAACTAATCACACCGGTGATTGCTAAAGGTTATCCAAAACAAGCAGATTTCAAAGCCCTTGATGCCCTCGCCGATGGTATCCTCGAAAAACACCGCTCGTTAGGCATAGTTTAG